The genomic interval GAATTTATAAAGGACAAGTTAGAAATGGAATATAAATATTATTCTAATTTAAAAGACAATCAAGAAAAAGTAAAGAGACTTTATCATGATATTAAAAATCACATAGCCTGTATTGAAGGAAATAACAAAGAAACAGGTATAAGAAAAAAATATATAGATAGTCTTAATTCAGAAATAGACAAGCTAAACTTAGGATTTAATACTGGAAATGAAGTGTTAGATGTAATATTAAATAATAAGAGAGAAAAATGTATGGAAAATAATATTTCTTTAAAGGTTTTTATAGATTTTTCAAAGGTTAATTTTATTGAGTACTTTGATATCTGCACAATTTTTTCTAATTGCATTGATAATGCAATTGAAGCTTGTAAAAAGATTAAAGATAATAATAGATACATAAGTTTAAAAGGTAATTGTGTAAATAATTTTTATGTTATTAAAATCGAGAATTCTAAAACAAATAAAATAAAAAAGTTAAATGGAGATTTTTTAACTGATAAAAAAGATAAGTTTTTACATGGTATTGGCCTTAAAAATATAAGACTAGCTTTAGAAAAATATAATGGAGAAATAATTATAGAACCTTTAGATGACAAATTTATATTAAAAATGCTCATTCCTATAAATCAAGAAAAAGAAGCCTAGATAAAAAAATCTACGCTTCTTTTTGTTATTTATATATTTGTTGACTATATTTATAATTATATTATATTTATATTAATTTTAGAAGGGGTATATTTCCTATAAAAATATTTTAAATTACAAAAAAATTAAAAATGTGTTAATATTATAAAAAAAGGATTCTTGGAGGGAAAATGTTTAAAAAAATATTAGCAATAATAAGTACAGTTACAGTTTTAAGCTTTGCAGGATGTGGAGCTCAGAAAAATAATATTAGTAAAAGTTCTGCAGAGAGTGAATATAGTGGAATGAGTGTTACATATTTAAATGTTGGACAAGGTGATAGTGAGTTAATTCAGGTAAATGGAATTAATATGTTAATTGATGCCGGAACTAATGCAGGAGCTAACGACTTAGTTAAAGATCTAAAAAATAGAGGCATAAAAACTATAGATATAGCCATAGCAACTCATCCTCATGAAGATCATATAGGGGGAATGGATGAAGTTTTAGAAAACTTTGATGTTAAATCTTTTTATGCGCCTAAGGTAGCACATACAACAAAAACTTATGAAAATATGTTAAAGGCAGTAAAAAATGAGGGATTAAAAATAAAGCAGATAAAAGAAGGAACAAAGATTGATTTAGGAAAGGATACAGAGGTTCAGGTTTATTCACCAGTTAAATCTCAGTATGAAGAACTAAATAACTATTCACCAGTAATGAAAATATCCTATGGACAAAATTCCTTTATGTTTACTGGAGATGCAGAAAGCTTAGTAGAAAAAGAAATTTTAAATGAAAATAAGGACTTAAAGGCTGATGTGCTTAAGTTAGGACACCATGGATCGCACTCATCAACTAGTGAGGAGTTTTTAAAAGCTGTTGATCCAAGCATAGCCATAGTTTCTTGCGCTAAAGACAATAAATATGGTCATCCTCATAAAGAGACTATGAGCAATCTTAAAAAAGCTGGCATAACAGTTTATGAAACTTTCAGAGATGGTGACATAACAATAAGTTCTAATGGTAAAAAGTTAGATGTAAAATTACATAGTGAAAATAAATAATAAAAGCTAAATTATAAAATCTTACATTGATTTTTAAGAATATATATTATATAATGACTAGGAAAAATAATATATAGACAGTTCGAAAGCCTCCTGTCTTTAAATAAAACTACGGTGTTTTAAGTATCATTATATAATTTTTTATATAAGATTTATTTTGTGTGCTTTTAACCGTAGAATTTTCTACGGTTTTTTATTTGCAATTATTTTTAGCTTTAAATATATTGTTTTAAATTTAAAATAATATATTTAGGGTTTTATTTACCTTTCTTAAAACATCTTAGTTAGGAGTCTTTGAGAATATGTATGTTTTAAGGAGGAAATATGACAGATAAAAATATAAAAAGAATAGTTATATCAGCACTTATTGCAGCTTTATATGCAACCTTAACAATAGCTTTAGCACCTATAAGTTATTTAGGGGTACAATTTAGAATATCAGAAATTATGGTTCTTTTAGCCTTTTATAAAAAAGATTATATAGTAGGATTGACCCTAGGATGTTTCATAGCAAATATATTAGGGCCAAATGGTACTATTGATATTGTTTTAGGAACCTTTGCAACCTTTATAAGTGTTTGGGGAATTTATTTAACTGGTAAATATATAAAAGGAAAGAAAGCTATATGGATTGCTTCAATTTGGCCAACAATATTTAATGGTATTATAATAGGTTGGATGCTTAATTATGTTTATGGACTACCTTTAGTTTTATCAATGGGACAGGTTGCCTTAGGTGAGTTTGTTATAATAACAGTAATAGGAGTTCCTGTATTTAATTTTATAAATAAAAAATATTTTGGTAAATTAAATATTATAATAAGATAATTTTATTAATATAGAAATAAACTATTTTATAAAAATTAATAATAAACCTTACAAATTATCTCAAGGAATAACTAGATAAGTTTTAGGATTTAAATTCTTAATAAAACCTAGTAATTCTTAAAGGAGTTTGTAAGGTTTATTTAAATTTAGTTTGTTTTTATAAGCTTATTTATAAATTTTAATTTATAAATGATTAAGTAGAATATCTTTATTAATTTTTTAAAGAGTGAACAGGGGCTGGAATTCTTCCACCTCTAGAGATAAAGTCATCACAATTACCAGGTGAAACTCTCATAATAGGAGCAGAGCCTAAAAGTCCACCAAACTCTACTATATCTCCAATATCTTTATTAGGTACAGGAATTATTCTAACAGCTGTAGTTTTATTATTTATCATGCCTATAGCTGCTTCATCAGCAATTATTCCTGATATTGTAGATGCTGAAGTTTTACCTGGAATAGCTATCATGTCTAAACCAACAGAACAAACACAAGTCATAGCTTCTAATTTTTCAATGGTCAAAAATCCATTTTTACTTTGTTCTATCATGCATTCATCCTCTGAAACAGGAATAAATGCACCGCTTAATCCACCAACATAGGAAGATGCCATAAGTCCCCCTTTTTTTACTGCGTCATTTAATAGAGCTAGGGCGGCAGTTGTTCCATGAGTTCCACAATTTGAAAGGCCCATTTCCTCTAAGACCCTTCCAACTGAATCACCAACGGCAGGAGTAGGAGCAAGAGAAAGGTCAACAATACCAAAAGGAATATCCATAAGTTTAGAAGCTTCCTTAGCTACTAGTTGTCCCATTCTAGTAACCTTAAAAGAAGTTTTCTTTATGGTCTCAGCAACTTCTTCAAAGCTTTTTCCACGAACTTCTTCTAAAGCTTTCTTTACAACGCCAGGTCCACTAACACCTACGTTTATAACTTTTTCAGCCTCACCAACGCCATGGAAAGCTCCAGCCATAAAAGGATTATCTTCTACGGCATTACAAAAGACAACAAGCTTTGCACATCCAAATCCATCTGGAGTGATTAAAGAAGTTTCTTTTATAGTTTCTCCCATAAGTTTTACAGCATCCATATTTA from Clostridium perfringens carries:
- a CDS encoding ComEC/Rec2 family competence protein, translated to MFKKILAIISTVTVLSFAGCGAQKNNISKSSAESEYSGMSVTYLNVGQGDSELIQVNGINMLIDAGTNAGANDLVKDLKNRGIKTIDIAIATHPHEDHIGGMDEVLENFDVKSFYAPKVAHTTKTYENMLKAVKNEGLKIKQIKEGTKIDLGKDTEVQVYSPVKSQYEELNNYSPVMKISYGQNSFMFTGDAESLVEKEILNENKDLKADVLKLGHHGSHSSTSEEFLKAVDPSIAIVSCAKDNKYGHPHKETMSNLKKAGITVYETFRDGDITISSNGKKLDVKLHSENK
- a CDS encoding QueT transporter family protein, with the translated sequence MTDKNIKRIVISALIAALYATLTIALAPISYLGVQFRISEIMVLLAFYKKDYIVGLTLGCFIANILGPNGTIDIVLGTFATFISVWGIYLTGKYIKGKKAIWIASIWPTIFNGIIIGWMLNYVYGLPLVLSMGQVALGEFVIITVIGVPVFNFINKKYFGKLNIIIR
- a CDS encoding PFL family protein produces the protein MLKNNEILETISMIKEQNLDVRTITLGLSLMDCACEDVKVLSEKIYDKITKTAENLVKTGEDIEKRFGIPIINKRISVTPISIVAASCNCNSYLDIAKAMDKAAKEVGVDFIGGFSALVHKGFTNSDLKLIKSLPESLANTDIVCSSVNIGSTRYGINMDAVKLMGETIKETSLITPDGFGCAKLVVFCNAVEDNPFMAGAFHGVGEAEKVINVGVSGPGVVKKALEEVRGKSFEEVAETIKKTSFKVTRMGQLVAKEASKLMDIPFGIVDLSLAPTPAVGDSVGRVLEEMGLSNCGTHGTTAALALLNDAVKKGGLMASSYVGGLSGAFIPVSEDECMIEQSKNGFLTIEKLEAMTCVCSVGLDMIAIPGKTSASTISGIIADEAAIGMINNKTTAVRIIPVPNKDIGDIVEFGGLLGSAPIMRVSPGNCDDFISRGGRIPAPVHSLKN